Part of the Candidatus Nanopelagicales bacterium genome is shown below.
CTGATGGCCGAAACCGCCGCCTCACGGATCTGGACGGGCCCGTCTTCGTCCGGGAAGCCCTGCCCGAGGTTGACGGCGCCGAGCCGCGTAGCCAGCGCTGACATCTCCCCGAAGATCGTGAAGGCTTGACCGCGCATCCGATGGACCAGCGGCGGGGATTGACGGGCCACGCGACCATCCTGCCGCACGGTTGACGTGCTGTCCGGCCGGTCGGCCAGCCCGCGGAGTCGGTGCCCCGGCCGTGCGGCCGCAGCCGGTAGCCTCAAGCCCCAGGGGTCGCCGCCGCTAGCCATCTGGCGCGGCCATCACAGGGAGGGGAGCCACGGTGGCATCGGTAACCGATTCGCCCGGCCAAGCCAAGTCGTCTGGCGTCTGGAGGAAGCTGCGCGACGAGATCGTGTCGAAGGCAGTGATCCACGGTCACGTGACCCTGTCAAGCGGCATCGAGGCCGAGTACTACGTCGATCTGCGGAAGGTGACGCTGGCAGCCGACGCCGCGCCGCTGGCGGGTCAGGTGATGCTTGATCTGACGTCTGACCTGGACTTCGACTGCGTTGGCGGCCTGACGCTGGGCGCCGATCCCGTCGCACTCGCGATGCTCCACGCCGCCGCCTCCCAGGGACGCCAGCTCGATGCCTTCGTGGTTCGGAAGGAGGGCAAGACGCACGGGCTGCAGCGGCAGATCGAAGGCCCGGACGTCGCCGGTCGCCGGGTCTTGGCGGTAGAGGACACCTCCACTACTGGCGGTTCTGTGTTGTTGGCCGTCGAGGCCTTGCGTGCGGCGGGCGCCGACGTCGTCGCCGTCGCGGTTCTCGTGGAGCGCGGAGCGGCAGGCGCGATCGCCGACGCTGGACTGGAGTACCGGGCCGCCTTCTCCCTGGCCGACCTCGGATTGGCGTAGGCGCACTGCGGCGATGCCTTACGACGACCACAGCGAATCTGCGCGGGGAGGCGTCGGGCCGCATCCGCAGCCCTGGCCGCAGGACGAGCGTCTGGACCCAGAGCTGCTGGCCAGCGGCGACACCAGGAACGTCATCGACGACTACCGGTACTGGCGTCTCGATGCCATCGTCGCCGACCTCGACACAAAGCGTCACCCATTCCATGTCGCTATCGAGAACCTCACGCATGACCTGAACATTGGCTCGATCGTCAGAACAGCCAACGCGTTCCTGGCCAATCAGATCCACATCGTGGGCCGCCGCCGATGGAACCGCCGCGGAGCCATGGTCACCGATCGCTATCAGCACGTTCGCCATCACGAGTCCGCGGCGGAGCTCGCCGACTGGGCGCGGGAATCGGATCTAACGCTGATCGGCGTGGACAACGTTCCAGGCTCGCAGCCTCTGGAACGCGCGGAGCTTCCGGAGCGCTGCGTGTTGGTCTTCGGCCAAGAGGGTCCGGGCCTGTCCCCGGAAGCGCGCGTGGTGTGCTCGCAGATCCTCCACATCACGTCATTCGGTTCGACCCGGTCGATCAATGTGGGGGCGGCTGCGGCGATAGTCATGCATTCATGGGTCCGCCAACATGTTTTCGGCCCGTAGCGGGCAAACCTCCCGTTTGGTCTGCCAGGATGAAAGTCGGCCGAGTGCGGGCCAAGACCGTCGAGTGACCGAGGAGATGCACACATGCCTATCGCGACACCAGAGGTTTACGCGGAGATGTTGGACCGGGCCAAGGAAGGTCAGTTCGCGTATCCCGCCATCAACGTCACGTCTTCCCAGACGATCAACGCGGCTCTGAAGGGCTTCGCCGACGCCGAGAGCGACGGCATTATCCAGTTCTCGTGGGGTGGTGCGGCCTACGCGTCGGGCCAGCTCAACAAGCACATGGTCCACGGGGCCGAAGCGCTCGCGGCCTTCGCGCATTCGATCGCCAAGCACTACCCGATCAACATCGCTCTGCACACGGACCACTGCCCGATGCAGCACCTTGACACCTACATCCGGCCGCTGGTCGACATCTCTTTGGACCGGGTCGCCAGGGGGCTGGAGCCCTTGTTCCAGTCACACATGTGGGACGGGTCGGCCATCCCGCTGGGCCAGAACCTGGACATCGCCGAAGAGATGCTCGACAAGTGCAACCGTGCCAACATCATCCTTGAGATCGAGATCGGCGTCGTCGGAGGCGAAGAGGACGGCGTCGAGGCCAGCCGCGAAGCCAAGCTGTACTCGACTCCGGACGATGGCCTGGCCACCGCCGCCAAGCTGGGCCTGGGAGAGCGCGGCCGCTACCTGGTCGCGGCGACATTCGGCAACGTGCACGGTGTCTACAAGCCCGGCAACGTGGTCCTGCAGCCGAGCAAGCTCAAGGAAATCCAGGACGCGGTCGGTGAGAAGTACGGCGTCGACAAGCCGTTCGACCTTGTTTTCCACGGCGGTTCTGGATCTTTGCTGGAGGAGATTCGCGAGGCGCTCGACTACGGCGTTGTGAAGATGAACGTCGACACCGACACGCAGTACGCGTTCACTCGTCCGGTCGCGGGCCACATGATGACCAACTACGACGGAGTCCTGAAGGTGGACGGAGACGTCGGCAACAAGAAGAAGTACGACCCCCGGGTTTGGGGCGCAGCGGGTGAAGAGGGAATGTCGGCCCGCGTCCTGCGTGCTTGTGAGGACCTGCGCTCCGTCGGCACGCAGATGGGCTGACCTCGCGGTATCATCGCGTGCTGGTCGCTCCCGCTGATCTCGCGGGGGCTTGAGGAGGGACCATGCCCGCGATCGTGCTGGTCGGCGCCCAATGGGGCGACGAGGGCAAGGGCAAAGCCACTGATCTTCTCGGTAGCCGCGTCGACTATGTCGTTCGTTACCAGGGCGGTAACAATGCCGGGCACACCGTTGTCATAGGCGACCAACGCTTCGCCCTGCACCTGCTGCCCAGCGGGATACTGACCCCCAGCGTCACGCCCGTCATCGGCAACGGCGTCGTGATCGACCCCGGCGTACTCATCGCGGAACTTGATGCACTCCAACGCCGGGGCGTCGACGTCTCGCGCCTGCTAATCAGTGCCGATGCCAACTTGATCACGCCCTACCACGTGACCCTGGACAAGGTGGCTGAGCGCTTCCTGGGCAAG
Proteins encoded:
- the fbaA gene encoding class II fructose-bisphosphate aldolase, which produces MPIATPEVYAEMLDRAKEGQFAYPAINVTSSQTINAALKGFADAESDGIIQFSWGGAAYASGQLNKHMVHGAEALAAFAHSIAKHYPINIALHTDHCPMQHLDTYIRPLVDISLDRVARGLEPLFQSHMWDGSAIPLGQNLDIAEEMLDKCNRANIILEIEIGVVGGEEDGVEASREAKLYSTPDDGLATAAKLGLGERGRYLVAATFGNVHGVYKPGNVVLQPSKLKEIQDAVGEKYGVDKPFDLVFHGGSGSLLEEIREALDYGVVKMNVDTDTQYAFTRPVAGHMMTNYDGVLKVDGDVGNKKKYDPRVWGAAGEEGMSARVLRACEDLRSVGTQMG
- the pyrE gene encoding orotate phosphoribosyltransferase; amino-acid sequence: MASVTDSPGQAKSSGVWRKLRDEIVSKAVIHGHVTLSSGIEAEYYVDLRKVTLAADAAPLAGQVMLDLTSDLDFDCVGGLTLGADPVALAMLHAAASQGRQLDAFVVRKEGKTHGLQRQIEGPDVAGRRVLAVEDTSTTGGSVLLAVEALRAAGADVVAVAVLVERGAAGAIADAGLEYRAAFSLADLGLA
- a CDS encoding RNA methyltransferase, whose translation is MPYDDHSESARGGVGPHPQPWPQDERLDPELLASGDTRNVIDDYRYWRLDAIVADLDTKRHPFHVAIENLTHDLNIGSIVRTANAFLANQIHIVGRRRWNRRGAMVTDRYQHVRHHESAAELADWARESDLTLIGVDNVPGSQPLERAELPERCVLVFGQEGPGLSPEARVVCSQILHITSFGSTRSINVGAAAAIVMHSWVRQHVFGP